Proteins co-encoded in one Opitutus terrae PB90-1 genomic window:
- a CDS encoding cytochrome b/b6 domain-containing protein, which yields MNKTLVWDLPVRVLHWAIALSITGALVLGLGVDDDSPWFAYHMLCGLWAGGSIFLRLIVGLIGSRNARFSSWPWSVPALGRYLRDVVAGRATAYAAHNPGSVWMAVVVFASVPLLIGTGLLGGGERFEEPHEVLAYVLLGAVVLHLLGLVLHTLRHRENIAWSMVNGRKVAPAASAIPHQGAWAGLAVAALVALMAIGLFRGYDPSTGRVHVPAIGLALTLNSEATAKPAGEHREERERHHHDHD from the coding sequence ATGAACAAAACACTGGTTTGGGACCTGCCCGTGCGCGTGTTGCATTGGGCGATTGCGCTGTCGATCACCGGCGCGCTCGTGCTCGGATTGGGCGTCGACGACGACAGTCCGTGGTTCGCTTATCACATGCTGTGCGGCCTTTGGGCCGGCGGGAGCATTTTTCTCCGCCTGATCGTGGGCCTCATCGGGTCGCGGAACGCGCGGTTCTCGAGCTGGCCCTGGTCCGTGCCAGCCTTGGGGCGGTACCTGCGTGACGTCGTCGCCGGCCGCGCCACCGCGTACGCCGCGCACAATCCGGGTTCGGTCTGGATGGCGGTCGTCGTGTTCGCATCCGTGCCGTTGCTTATCGGGACGGGACTGCTCGGCGGCGGCGAACGTTTCGAGGAGCCGCACGAGGTGCTCGCCTATGTGCTGCTCGGCGCCGTGGTGCTCCACTTGCTGGGCTTGGTGCTGCACACGCTGCGCCATCGCGAGAACATTGCGTGGTCGATGGTGAACGGCCGGAAGGTCGCGCCGGCCGCGAGCGCGATCCCGCACCAGGGCGCGTGGGCCGGGCTGGCGGTGGCGGCGCTCGTGGCGCTGATGGCCATCGGGCTGTTCCGCGGTTACGATCCGTCCACCGGTCGCGTGCACGTGCCGGCGATCGGGCTCGCTCTGACGCTGAACAGCGAGGCCACCGCGAAGCCGGCCGGGGAACATCGCGAAGAACGCGAGCGCCACCATCACGATCACGATTGA
- a CDS encoding response regulator transcription factor produces the protein MKILVVEDERRVGQFVEKALTEQNYTARLVRTCAEARDVLAESTFDAVVLDLGLPDGDGLDLLREWRASGFNEPVLVLSARDAVGDRVRGLNMGADDYLPKPFSVDEVVARVRSLLRRHAGVKTTVLTHGPVRMDLLGRSVTCAGRPVELTSREYALLELFLQNPRRVLTRTLIAEKVWEASYDLETNLIDVYVRRLRQKLEAPGQPPLIKTIRGTGYQLS, from the coding sequence ATGAAGATACTCGTGGTCGAGGACGAGCGCCGCGTCGGGCAGTTCGTCGAGAAGGCGCTGACGGAGCAAAACTACACCGCGCGGTTGGTGCGCACCTGCGCCGAGGCCCGCGATGTGCTGGCGGAATCGACCTTCGACGCCGTGGTGCTGGATCTGGGGCTGCCGGACGGCGACGGACTCGATCTGCTGCGGGAGTGGCGGGCCAGCGGGTTCAACGAACCGGTGCTCGTGCTGAGCGCGCGCGACGCCGTCGGCGATCGCGTGCGCGGGTTGAACATGGGTGCGGACGATTATCTGCCGAAGCCGTTCAGCGTCGACGAAGTGGTGGCGCGGGTCCGGTCTTTGCTGCGGCGGCATGCGGGCGTGAAGACGACCGTGCTCACCCACGGACCGGTGCGCATGGACTTGCTCGGTCGCAGCGTCACCTGCGCCGGCCGGCCGGTCGAGCTGACCAGCCGCGAATACGCGCTGCTGGAGCTGTTCCTGCAGAATCCGCGCCGGGTGCTGACGCGGACGCTGATCGCGGAAAAGGTATGGGAGGCGAGTTACGATCTCGAGACCAACCTGATCGACGTCTACGTACGCCGGCTGCGCCAGAAGCTCGAGGCGCCCGGCCAGCCGCCGCTGATCAAGACGATTCGCGGCACCGGTTATCAGCTTTCGTGA
- a CDS encoding ATP-binding protein: protein MRSFTARVTWQFAALVTATTALVLAVGGWLQSRAAVRGLDFLNAAEFEELHARLGEEPRGVTRQEVDQRVRAHATIDASQYYFQVSTRSGVVLFRSDNLDDLQLPLPQTEQRQSAVLPEIGRVRVAEFVTGDLRVQIASSLEPVERLLGAYAQTSLMLLGGVALASVGLGWYFARLTLRPVRAIRETASRIGAETLSERIPLPPGRDELTALADLLNQMFDRLEGSFAQVKRFTADASHELKTPLALLRLNAEKLRGRLAADAEASAAVDEMLEDLDALRRVIDTLLFLAKAESGSLAPAMSEISAAEWVRSFGEDAAVMSEERGVVFAVTRADAGAVQCEPTLVRQVLLNLLTNALRVVPAGGRIELESTVTETSWRLTMSDEGPGLPREQVERVFERFVRFAHGAVDDAQPNGHGLGLAICRSIAGLHGGRIHAENRTERRGLRVVLELPISGVRS from the coding sequence ATGAGATCGTTCACCGCCCGTGTCACCTGGCAATTCGCGGCGCTCGTCACGGCGACGACCGCGTTGGTGCTGGCCGTGGGCGGCTGGCTGCAGTCGCGCGCCGCGGTGCGCGGGCTCGATTTTCTCAACGCGGCGGAGTTCGAGGAGCTGCACGCCCGGCTGGGCGAGGAACCGCGCGGAGTGACGCGTCAGGAAGTGGATCAACGCGTGCGCGCGCATGCGACGATCGATGCTTCCCAATATTATTTTCAAGTCAGCACGCGCTCCGGCGTGGTGCTGTTTCGCTCGGACAACCTCGACGACCTGCAGCTACCCCTGCCGCAGACCGAGCAGCGGCAGTCGGCGGTGCTGCCCGAGATCGGCCGTGTGCGGGTGGCCGAATTCGTGACCGGTGATCTGCGGGTGCAGATCGCCAGTTCGCTCGAACCGGTGGAGCGGTTGCTGGGCGCCTATGCGCAGACGAGCCTGATGCTGCTCGGCGGCGTGGCGCTGGCGAGTGTGGGACTCGGCTGGTATTTCGCGCGGCTGACGCTGCGGCCAGTGCGGGCCATCCGCGAAACGGCCAGCCGGATCGGCGCGGAGACGCTGAGTGAACGCATTCCGCTGCCGCCGGGCCGCGACGAACTGACGGCGCTGGCGGATTTGCTGAACCAGATGTTCGACCGGCTGGAAGGGTCGTTCGCGCAGGTGAAGCGGTTCACCGCGGACGCGTCGCACGAGCTGAAAACACCGCTGGCGCTGCTGCGGCTCAACGCCGAGAAGCTGCGCGGCCGACTGGCGGCCGATGCGGAGGCCAGCGCGGCGGTCGACGAGATGCTGGAGGATCTCGATGCGTTGCGTCGGGTGATCGACACGCTGCTGTTTCTCGCCAAGGCGGAGAGCGGCAGCCTGGCGCCGGCGATGAGCGAAATTTCCGCGGCGGAGTGGGTGAGGAGTTTTGGCGAAGATGCGGCCGTGATGAGCGAGGAGCGCGGTGTGGTTTTTGCAGTGACGCGCGCGGATGCAGGCGCCGTGCAGTGTGAACCGACGCTCGTCCGGCAGGTGTTGCTCAACCTGCTCACCAACGCGCTGCGGGTCGTGCCGGCGGGCGGACGGATCGAACTCGAATCCACCGTGACCGAAACGAGCTGGCGGTTGACGATGTCCGACGAAGGTCCGGGGCTGCCGCGCGAACAGGTGGAGCGGGTTTTCGAGCGATTTGTGCGGTTCGCGCATGGCGCGGTGGACGACGCGCAGCCGAACGGGCACGGGCTCGGGCTGGCCATTTGCCGGAGTATCGCGGGGCTCCACGGTGGGCGGATTCACGCCGAGAACCGGACGGAGCGTAGGGGCTTGCGCGTCGTGCTCGAGCTGCCCATTTCTGGCGTTCGCTCGTGA
- a CDS encoding phospholipid carrier-dependent glycosyltransferase, with amino-acid sequence MNAPLPAPRTSSTGWARDLGWLLLAFALLFGLRLGSHPLANPDEARYAEIPREMLASGDWVTPRLNGVNYFEKPPLVYWAEAVSLRVFGLNDWAARLPAAAFALGGLALTYAATRRMFGRAAGRWAAVVLGSSLLYFVLARTLLLDGAVSVLMSATLFCFILGVREPVAGGADPGPASARPATRIAGLSRRRWFFYGLYASAALAVLTKGLIGVLLSGLVMFVWLLVFNQWRRLRPLYLPTGIVLFLLIAAPWHLLVAQRNPDWAHFYFVREHWERFTTTTHGRFEPWWYFVPILFVGTFPWMGFLPIAVKRFLAGGWAARKEQADRWYFATWALVIFLFFSKSQSKLIPYILPVLPALAAMLGCYLAELRRNAAARPRLRDGFGLFGLVAVLLGAAFLTVALRPNLVRNVEPIAVLRPYACVLGGVLLLGGVLTGWFAVRRGARAGLGTLLGTVAVMYATLGFAQLHVARPSTRELAEIVTARAQPADRVLHYQDFFHDFTFYAQREVGVIGYHGELEVKEDPRALASGRFIDEAEFRRQWPGPDRLWVVARKRAVGRLFGDPSFRYHLIAETRGHYLFSNQP; translated from the coding sequence GTGAACGCCCCTCTGCCTGCACCTCGAACCTCCTCCACTGGCTGGGCGCGCGACCTCGGTTGGCTGCTGCTCGCCTTCGCGCTGCTGTTCGGGCTGCGGCTGGGCTCGCATCCGTTGGCGAATCCCGACGAGGCCCGCTACGCGGAGATCCCGCGCGAAATGCTGGCGAGCGGCGACTGGGTCACGCCGCGGCTGAACGGCGTGAACTATTTTGAGAAACCGCCGCTGGTGTATTGGGCCGAAGCGGTGAGCCTGCGCGTGTTCGGTCTGAACGATTGGGCGGCCCGGCTGCCGGCCGCGGCGTTCGCGCTGGGCGGGCTGGCGCTGACGTATGCGGCGACGCGCCGGATGTTCGGCCGCGCGGCGGGACGCTGGGCGGCGGTGGTGCTGGGCAGTTCGCTGCTTTATTTCGTGCTTGCGCGGACGCTGCTGCTGGACGGCGCGGTGTCAGTGCTGATGAGCGCCACGTTGTTTTGTTTCATCCTTGGCGTGCGCGAACCTGTGGCCGGGGGCGCCGACCCCGGCCCGGCCTCAGCGAGGCCGGCGACAAGAATAGCAGGGCTGTCGCGCCGCCGATGGTTTTTCTACGGGCTGTATGCCAGCGCGGCGCTCGCGGTGCTGACCAAGGGGCTGATTGGCGTGCTCCTCAGCGGGCTCGTGATGTTCGTGTGGCTCCTGGTGTTTAACCAGTGGCGACGACTCCGGCCGCTCTATCTGCCGACGGGCATTGTGCTGTTCCTGCTGATCGCCGCGCCCTGGCACCTGCTGGTGGCGCAGCGGAATCCCGACTGGGCGCATTTCTATTTCGTGCGCGAACACTGGGAGCGGTTCACGACGACCACACATGGGCGGTTCGAGCCGTGGTGGTATTTCGTGCCGATCCTGTTTGTCGGCACGTTCCCCTGGATGGGTTTCCTGCCAATAGCCGTGAAACGGTTTCTCGCCGGCGGCTGGGCGGCGCGGAAAGAGCAGGCGGACCGGTGGTATTTCGCCACGTGGGCGCTGGTCATATTTCTGTTCTTCAGCAAGTCGCAGTCGAAGCTGATTCCCTACATCCTGCCGGTGCTGCCGGCGCTGGCGGCGATGCTGGGATGCTACTTGGCGGAGCTGCGGCGCAATGCGGCGGCAAGACCGCGACTGCGCGATGGATTTGGATTGTTCGGCTTGGTGGCGGTGCTGCTCGGCGCGGCGTTCCTCACTGTCGCGCTGCGACCGAACCTCGTGCGGAACGTGGAGCCCATTGCCGTGCTGCGGCCGTATGCGTGCGTGCTCGGCGGGGTGTTGCTGCTCGGCGGCGTCCTGACGGGGTGGTTCGCGGTGCGACGCGGCGCGCGCGCGGGATTGGGGACGCTGCTCGGCACTGTGGCCGTGATGTATGCGACGCTCGGTTTCGCCCAACTGCACGTCGCCCGGCCATCCACTCGCGAACTTGCCGAGATCGTGACGGCGCGGGCGCAGCCGGCGGATCGGGTGTTGCACTATCAGGACTTCTTCCACGATTTCACATTCTATGCGCAGCGCGAGGTCGGGGTCATTGGCTATCATGGTGAGCTCGAGGTGAAGGAGGACCCGCGGGCGCTGGCCAGTGGACGGTTCATTGACGAAGCCGAGTTTCGACGCCAATGGCCGGGGCCGGACCGGCTGTGGGTTGTCGCCCGGAAGCGCGCCGTGGGCCGGTTGTTCGGCGATCCGTCGTTTCGTTATCATTTGATCGCGGAGACCCGCGGCCATTATCTGTTCAGCAACCAACCGTGA
- a CDS encoding DegT/DnrJ/EryC1/StrS family aminotransferase — protein MSTSPAASTAPFLPLTRPTIDEETIAGVADVLRSGWITSGPKVKELEAKLFDYFGGRPVRVFNSGTCTMEIALRIAGVGPGDEVITTPLSWVATSNVILEVGARPVFVDIDPVTRNIDLEKIEPAITAKTRALLPVDLAGFPVDRDRLYAIARQHKLRVIEDAAQSFGSTWGGRRIGSFGDFVSFSFHPNKNITTIEGGCLVLNDEREAKLAEQYRLQGVVRSGFDGMEVEVVGGKFNLTDVAARVGLGQLPHIDAFNAKRAELVRAYFELLSAPAIAALGLGLPPQDFSGSNWHMFQVVLPDDQLTIKRADVMAQMHASGIGTGVHYPAIHLFAVYRRLGWKEGDFPFAEKVCRNILTLPLFPAMTRDDVRRVVEALVRILEANAKNERHS, from the coding sequence GTGAGCACTTCGCCCGCCGCCTCGACCGCGCCGTTTCTCCCGCTAACCCGTCCCACGATCGATGAGGAAACGATCGCGGGCGTGGCCGACGTGCTGCGCTCCGGCTGGATTACCTCCGGCCCGAAGGTGAAGGAACTCGAGGCGAAGCTGTTCGATTACTTCGGCGGCCGGCCGGTGCGCGTGTTCAACTCGGGCACGTGCACGATGGAGATCGCACTGCGGATTGCAGGCGTCGGCCCGGGTGACGAGGTGATCACGACGCCGCTGTCGTGGGTGGCGACGAGCAATGTCATTCTCGAAGTGGGCGCGCGGCCGGTGTTCGTGGATATCGATCCGGTGACACGGAACATCGATCTGGAGAAAATTGAACCGGCGATTACGGCGAAAACCCGCGCGCTGCTGCCGGTGGACCTCGCCGGGTTCCCGGTCGATCGCGACCGGCTGTATGCGATCGCGCGCCAACACAAGCTGCGCGTGATCGAGGACGCCGCGCAGTCGTTCGGCAGCACCTGGGGCGGCCGGCGGATCGGTTCGTTTGGCGACTTCGTCTCGTTCAGTTTCCATCCGAACAAGAACATCACGACGATCGAAGGCGGCTGTCTTGTGCTGAACGACGAACGCGAGGCGAAACTCGCGGAGCAGTATCGGCTGCAGGGCGTCGTGCGCTCGGGCTTCGATGGGATGGAGGTCGAGGTGGTCGGCGGGAAGTTCAACCTCACCGACGTCGCGGCGCGCGTGGGGCTGGGGCAGTTGCCGCACATCGACGCGTTCAACGCCAAACGCGCGGAGCTGGTCCGCGCCTATTTCGAACTGCTCAGCGCGCCGGCGATCGCCGCGCTCGGGCTCGGATTGCCGCCGCAGGATTTCAGCGGGAGCAACTGGCACATGTTTCAAGTCGTGCTGCCGGACGATCAGCTGACGATCAAGCGGGCGGACGTGATGGCCCAGATGCACGCGTCCGGGATCGGCACCGGCGTGCATTATCCGGCGATTCATCTCTTCGCGGTTTACCGCCGGCTCGGCTGGAAGGAGGGCGATTTCCCCTTCGCCGAGAAAGTCTGCCGAAACATCCTGACGCTGCCGCTGTTTCCGGCGATGACGCGCGACGACGTGCGGCGCGTGGTGGAGGCGCTCGTGCGAATTCTGGAGGCGAATGCGAAAAATGAGCGCCACTCCTGA
- a CDS encoding glycosyltransferase, which translates to MSATPELSIVIPVYNEELNLPTLFARLYPVLDAIGRSYEVVFTNDGSADRSIELLKAQFAARPDVTRVIDFNSNYGQHMAIMAAFERVRGTVIVTLDADLQNPPEEIPKLLEKIDAGHDYVGGYRLDRQDSLFRTWASRLINIVREHTTNIEMTDQGCMLRAYRRPIIEAIVHSGAINTFIPALAYSFSSNPAEVGVKHEERHAGASNYSVYKLIRLNFDLVTGFSIAPLQYFTMFAMACCAGSALFVLVLAIRRLFFDYTAAEGLFTLFGVLFFLMSVALLGIGLIGEYVGRTYQVVRARQRYFIKEVHERKE; encoded by the coding sequence ATGAGCGCCACTCCTGAGCTTTCGATCGTCATCCCCGTGTACAACGAGGAGCTGAATCTCCCGACGCTGTTCGCGCGGTTGTATCCCGTGCTCGACGCCATCGGCCGGAGCTACGAGGTGGTGTTCACCAATGACGGCAGCGCCGACCGCTCCATCGAGTTGCTGAAGGCGCAATTCGCCGCGCGACCCGACGTGACGCGCGTGATCGATTTCAACTCCAACTACGGGCAGCACATGGCGATCATGGCCGCGTTCGAACGCGTGCGCGGCACGGTGATCGTCACGCTCGACGCGGACCTGCAGAATCCGCCGGAGGAGATTCCCAAGCTGCTGGAGAAAATCGATGCCGGGCATGATTACGTCGGCGGCTACCGGCTCGATCGGCAGGACTCGCTGTTCCGGACGTGGGCCTCACGGTTGATCAACATCGTCCGCGAACACACGACGAACATCGAGATGACGGACCAGGGCTGCATGTTGCGCGCTTATCGCCGGCCGATCATCGAGGCGATCGTGCACAGCGGCGCGATCAACACGTTCATCCCCGCGCTGGCCTACAGTTTCTCGAGCAATCCGGCCGAAGTCGGCGTGAAGCACGAGGAGCGGCATGCGGGGGCCTCGAACTACTCCGTCTACAAGCTCATCCGGCTGAACTTCGACCTGGTCACCGGATTCTCGATCGCGCCGCTGCAGTATTTCACGATGTTCGCGATGGCGTGTTGCGCGGGGAGCGCGCTGTTTGTGCTCGTGTTGGCCATCCGCCGGCTGTTCTTCGACTACACCGCGGCGGAAGGTTTGTTCACGCTGTTCGGGGTCTTGTTCTTCCTTATGAGCGTGGCGCTTCTGGGCATCGGGCTGATTGGCGAGTATGTCGGCCGGACCTATCAGGTCGTGCGGGCGCGGCAGCGTTATTTCATCAAGGAAGTGCACGAGCGGAAAGAGTAG
- a CDS encoding formyltransferase encodes MSKPRILFFGYSEVGYECLSLLLERGDNVVALVTHEDNPHEKIWFKTPAQAARERGIPVFTPESVNTPEWRERIARLQPELILSVYYRHMIGTKLLALPRLGAFNLHGSLLPKYRGRAPINWAVLHGEPRIGMTLHRMVKSADAGAIVDQDGVDIGPRDTAEQAFRKVLPCARRVLARQIDALLAGTAKERPQDDTQATYFGGRTPEDGRIDWTRSSAQIFNLIRAVTDPYPGAFTDVGGARLMVWWAEQDSAATSDRRGRPGEVLSLNPLVIATGDGALELTKTEWRAAPVPELQVGQVLESTAPTPPAS; translated from the coding sequence ATGTCGAAGCCGCGAATCCTCTTCTTCGGTTACAGCGAAGTCGGCTACGAGTGTCTTTCGCTGCTGCTGGAACGCGGCGACAATGTTGTCGCGCTCGTCACGCACGAGGATAACCCGCACGAGAAAATCTGGTTCAAGACGCCGGCGCAGGCCGCCCGCGAGCGAGGGATTCCGGTGTTCACGCCCGAGTCGGTGAACACGCCGGAGTGGCGCGAGCGGATCGCGAGGCTGCAGCCGGAGCTGATCCTCTCGGTCTACTACCGGCACATGATCGGCACGAAGCTCCTGGCGCTGCCGCGGCTCGGCGCCTTCAACCTGCACGGTTCGCTGCTGCCGAAATATCGCGGCCGGGCGCCGATCAACTGGGCGGTGTTGCACGGCGAGCCGCGGATCGGGATGACGCTGCACCGCATGGTGAAGAGTGCCGACGCGGGCGCAATCGTGGATCAGGACGGTGTGGATATTGGCCCGCGCGACACCGCCGAGCAGGCGTTCCGGAAAGTGCTGCCGTGCGCCCGGCGGGTGCTCGCGCGGCAGATCGATGCGCTGCTCGCCGGTACCGCGAAGGAGAGGCCGCAGGACGATACGCAGGCGACCTACTTCGGCGGACGAACGCCCGAGGACGGCCGGATCGACTGGACGCGGAGCAGCGCGCAGATTTTCAACCTGATCCGCGCGGTGACGGATCCGTATCCGGGCGCGTTCACGGACGTGGGCGGCGCGCGACTGATGGTCTGGTGGGCCGAGCAGGATTCCGCCGCGACGAGCGACCGCCGCGGCCGGCCGGGCGAGGTGTTGTCGCTCAATCCGCTCGTGATCGCGACGGGAGACGGCGCGCTGGAGTTGACGAAGACGGAATGGCGCGCGGCGCCGGTGCCGGAGCTGCAGGTTGGGCAGGTGCTGGAATCGACGGCGCCAACTCCGCCCGCATCGTAA
- a CDS encoding bifunctional UDP-4-keto-pentose/UDP-xylose synthase translates to MPLKVLILGVNGFIGSSLTRAILKHKDWEVYGMDIGSHKLEDSLNHPRFKFVEGDITINREYIEYHVKKCDVVIPLVAIANPIQYVKDPLRVFELDFEANLDVVRKCAKYRKRIIFPSTSEVYGMSPDRELNEATSALVYGPIERQRWIYACSKQLLDRVIYAYGVRDNVDYTLFRPFNWIGPKLDDVMEPKEGSSRLFTQFISNVIFQKPLQLVDGGRQTRSFTFIDDGIDALLRIIENKDGCASRQIFNLGNPKNEVSVVQLAKLIIAAFKDYPDYAEHVAKAKTVVVPSGKYFGKYYQDIQKRVPSITNATKRLGWKPKVALREAIKRTLDYHLAHKDYQLE, encoded by the coding sequence ATGCCCCTCAAAGTTCTCATCCTCGGAGTCAACGGCTTCATCGGCAGCTCGCTCACGCGCGCGATCCTCAAGCACAAGGATTGGGAGGTCTACGGCATGGACATCGGCAGCCACAAGCTGGAGGACAGCCTCAACCATCCGCGCTTCAAGTTCGTCGAGGGCGACATCACGATCAATCGCGAGTACATCGAATACCACGTGAAGAAATGCGACGTGGTGATCCCGCTCGTCGCCATCGCGAATCCGATTCAATACGTGAAGGACCCGCTGCGGGTGTTCGAGCTCGATTTCGAGGCGAACCTCGACGTCGTCCGCAAATGCGCGAAATACCGGAAGCGGATCATTTTTCCGTCGACGTCCGAGGTCTACGGGATGTCGCCCGATCGCGAGCTGAACGAGGCGACGAGCGCGTTGGTGTATGGACCGATCGAGCGGCAGCGCTGGATCTACGCCTGCTCGAAGCAGCTGCTCGATCGCGTGATCTACGCCTACGGCGTGCGCGACAACGTCGACTACACGCTGTTTCGGCCGTTCAACTGGATCGGACCGAAGCTCGACGATGTCATGGAGCCAAAGGAGGGCAGTTCGCGGCTGTTCACGCAGTTCATCTCCAACGTGATTTTCCAGAAGCCGCTGCAGCTGGTCGACGGCGGCCGGCAAACGCGCTCGTTCACCTTCATCGATGACGGCATCGACGCGTTGCTGCGAATCATCGAGAACAAGGATGGCTGCGCGTCGCGGCAGATCTTCAATCTCGGCAATCCAAAGAACGAGGTGAGCGTGGTCCAGTTGGCGAAGCTGATCATCGCCGCGTTCAAGGATTATCCCGACTACGCCGAGCACGTCGCGAAGGCGAAAACGGTGGTGGTGCCATCCGGCAAGTACTTCGGAAAATACTACCAGGACATTCAAAAGCGCGTACCCTCGATCACCAACGCAACGAAGCGGCTCGGCTGGAAGCCGAAGGTCGCGTTGCGCGAAGCGATCAAGCGCACGCTGGATTACCATCTCGCGCACAAGGACTATCAGCTGGAGTGA
- a CDS encoding addiction module protein: MAEASLEEKLALIDELWDAVRRSGVPPIPREHLTELERRVTLVAEDPSIALTPAQARALLRK; encoded by the coding sequence TTGGCGGAGGCCTCTCTCGAGGAGAAACTCGCGCTGATCGATGAACTCTGGGATGCGGTGCGTCGCTCCGGCGTGCCTCCGATTCCACGGGAGCACCTAACCGAATTGGAACGGCGAGTGACGCTGGTGGCTGAAGACCCATCGATTGCGCTGACGCCGGCGCAGGCTCGTGCGTTGCTGCGAAAGTGA
- a CDS encoding type II toxin-antitoxin system RelE/ParE family toxin, whose translation MKKAVKIVPWVVSDDLQAIYDYHRCFSAEKAERILEEFDRIVALIELNPSLFHERDAGWRVYPFESGTYLLYYRELETMWLVAGVFHARRHPHWIRNLLGQRR comes from the coding sequence GTGAAGAAGGCGGTGAAGATTGTGCCTTGGGTCGTCTCAGACGATCTCCAGGCGATCTATGACTACCACCGGTGTTTCTCAGCTGAGAAGGCCGAACGCATCCTCGAAGAATTCGATCGGATCGTGGCGTTGATCGAACTGAACCCATCGTTGTTTCACGAGCGAGACGCGGGGTGGCGGGTCTACCCGTTCGAATCAGGCACGTATCTGTTGTATTACCGCGAACTCGAAACCATGTGGCTCGTCGCCGGTGTGTTTCATGCCCGGCGACATCCTCACTGGATTCGCAACCTGCTTGGGCAACGACGCTAA
- a CDS encoding 4-deoxy-4-formamido-L-arabinose-phosphoundecaprenol deformylase, with amino-acid sequence MPLRLALKVDVDTDRGTRDGVPNLVADCRAIGAPACFLFSLGPDQTGRAITRVLRPGFFKKVSRTSVVQIYGVRTLLNGTLLPAPHIGRRHAATMRAVRDAGFEVGIHCYNHYRWQDYLQRMTQPEVDAEFLAARAEFRRIFGAEAHTAGAAGWQSNARSRHAYDAAGLRYASDTRGGAPFFPRIAGQVFRTLEIPSTLPTFDELMGRPEYPDDAIVDHYLSLLRDDLVNVLTIHAEIEGMGRRALFGELLSALRRTGVEFVRLDDYARELLANRAAIPVREQVMAEIDGRSGLVAAQAPD; translated from the coding sequence ATGCCCCTCCGTCTCGCCCTCAAAGTCGACGTCGACACCGATCGCGGCACGCGCGACGGCGTGCCGAACCTGGTGGCGGATTGCCGCGCGATCGGTGCGCCCGCGTGCTTTCTGTTCTCGCTGGGGCCAGACCAGACCGGCCGTGCGATCACGCGGGTGTTGCGGCCGGGTTTCTTCAAAAAGGTGAGTCGCACGAGCGTGGTGCAGATCTACGGCGTGCGCACGCTGCTGAACGGTACGTTGCTGCCGGCGCCGCATATCGGCCGACGGCACGCCGCCACGATGCGGGCGGTACGCGACGCCGGCTTCGAGGTCGGCATCCACTGCTACAACCACTACCGCTGGCAGGACTACCTGCAGCGGATGACGCAGCCGGAAGTCGACGCGGAGTTCCTGGCCGCGCGTGCGGAGTTCCGGCGGATCTTCGGTGCTGAAGCACACACTGCCGGCGCGGCAGGCTGGCAGAGCAACGCGCGCAGCCGGCACGCTTACGACGCGGCCGGCCTGCGGTATGCGAGCGACACGCGGGGTGGGGCGCCGTTCTTTCCGCGGATCGCAGGCCAAGTGTTCCGCACGCTCGAAATTCCCAGCACGCTGCCGACGTTCGATGAACTGATGGGCCGGCCAGAATACCCGGACGATGCGATCGTCGATCACTATCTCTCGTTGTTGCGCGATGATCTCGTGAACGTGCTGACGATTCACGCGGAGATCGAGGGGATGGGGCGGCGCGCGCTGTTTGGTGAATTGCTTTCGGCGCTGCGGCGGACGGGCGTGGAGTTCGTCCGGCTCGACGACTACGCGCGGGAATTGCTCGCCAACCGCGCGGCGATTCCCGTGCGCGAGCAGGTGATGGCGGAAATCGACGGCCGCTCAGGACTCGTGGCCGCGCAGGCGCCGGACTGA